TAGATAAATGACTTACACTCAGATCCTTATCTCAGGGTGTCCTTCTGGGGAACCCAATGAAGACACCTAGCAAGTAGGAAATGGGCATGGGAAGGAgagccaattcttttttttttttttttttttgaggcagagtctggctctcttgcccaggctggagtgcagtggccggatctcagctcactgcaagctctgcctcctgggttcacgccattctcctgcctcaccctcccgagtagctgggactacaggcgcccgccacctcgcccagctagtgttttgtattttttagtagagacggggtttcactgtgttagccaggatggtctcgatctcctgacctcgtgatctgcccgtctcggcctcccaaagtgctgggattacaggcttgagccaccgcgcccggccaggagagCCAATTCTAACTGGTCTTTGTTCCTTTGTCACTCAGGGAATTTCACAGTCGGCGTCCCCTATCGAATCACTGTGACCGCAGTTTCTGCTTCGGGTTTGGCCCCTGCACCCTCCATCTGGGGGTTCAGAGAGGAACTAGGTAAGAGGTGGGGCTGGAGGATGGGGGGGCTCCTGTAACCCAGGCCGACCTTGACCTACTGCCTTCCTCCCCAGCACCCCTAGTGGGGCCAACGCTTTGGCGACTCCAAGATGCCCCTCCAGGGACCCCCGCCATAGCGTGGGGAGAGGTCCCAAGGCACCAGCTTCGAGGACACCTCACCCACTACACCTTGTGTGCCCAGGGTGGAACCAGCCCCTCCGTCTGCATGAATGGTGAGCTTCTCTGCCTGCCAACCtatcctcccagcccccacaaGACCCACTCATCAGTCAACCCCACCCCTTGTCCCCACGTGGGCCTCTTTGGCCCAGGGACCATACATAGTGTCCTCAATTCCCTCTTGGCTATCAATGTAATGAACTTtcattcagccattaaaaatgagGATGCCAATCTATATTTATCGACATTGAAAGATGCCTATCATATTTTATTagtgaaaaagataaaaggaTGTCAAAATTCTGTGGTacggttccttttttttttttttttttttttttttgagacggagtcttgctttgtcacccaggctggagtgcaatggtgcaatcttggctcgctgcaacctcctcctcccagattcaagtgattctcctgcctcagcctcctcagcctcctaagttactgaaattacaggcacataccaccatgcccagctaatttttgtatttttagtagagacggggttttgccatgttggtcaggctggtcttgaacccctgacctcatgatccacccgcttcggcctcccaaagtgcggggactataggcttgagtcaccatgcctggcctatatgtaattttaaatatatatatagaaggtctggcatggtggatcacacctgtaatccccacactttgggaggcaaaggcaggcagatcacttgaggtcaggagtttgagaccagcctggccaacatggtgaaacctcatctctactaaaaatacaaaatttgccaggcctggtggcgcagcctgtagtccagctactcaggaggctgaggcactagaattgcttgaacccagggggtggaggttgcagtgagccgagattgtgcaaagaaaaactaaataatatctAAGCAGTGTATAAGATGGTGATAACTGCCGAGTAGAGAATGAAgccaggggctgggcacggtggctcacacctataatcccagcactttgggaggccgaggcgggcagatcacctgagatcaggagtttgagaccagcctgaccaatatggtgaaacccggtctctactaaaaatatgaaaattagccagatgtggtggcaggcacctgtagtcccagctactcaggaggctgagacagcagaattgcttgaacctaggaggcggaggttgcagtgaactgagatcgcaccactgcagtctatcctgggcaacagagtgttacagagcgagactccatctcaaaaaaaaaaagaatcaaggaaGGTGGGTGGTGAAGGGGGTGCAATTTCAAATAGAGCGGGGTCAAGGAAAGTCCCATGGAAGAAGTGACCTTTGAGCAAAGACCTAAAAGAGATGAGGAAGGAGCCATGCTGATATCTGGGAGAAAGTGTTGCAGACAGCAGGAAGagcacatgcaaaggccctgtggtaggCTTGACCACCTCCCCAACTTCTTTGGTTGTGTTCTCCAGTGAGTGGCAACACACAGAGTGTCACCCTGCCTGACCTTCCTTGGGGTCCCTGTGAGCTGTGGGTGACAGCATCTACCATCGCTGGACAGGGCCCTCCTGGTCCCATCCTCCGGCTTCATCTACCAGGTAGGGGGATTGGGATGGGATTGCCACAGGGAGGGGATGCGCTCTAGGTAGCGTCTGGAGTCATTACTTGGaagctggtgcagtggctcacccctgtaatcctaacactctgggaggctgaggcaggagaattacttgagcccaggagttcgacaccagcctgggcaacatagtgagaccccatctctacaaaaaataaaacaattagctggatgtggtagcatgcgcctgtggtcccagctcctggagaggctgaggctggaggatcgcttgagcccaggagttggaggctgcagtacgctgattacaccactgcactccagcctgggcaacagagcaagaccctgtctttaaaaaattaagaattgccaggcgcagtggctcacacctgtaatctcagcacttttgggaggccaaggtgggtagatcagttgaggtcaggagtttgagaccagcctgaccaatgtggtgaaactccgtctctactaaaaatacaaaaattatccgggcgtggtggcgcgcggctgtaatcccagctacttgggagattgagataggagaattacttgaacccaggaggcagaggttgcagtgagctgagattgcaccactgcactccagcctgggcgacagggcaagactccatctcaaaaataaaaataaaaaataaaataaaataaaaattggccgggcgcggtggctcaagcctgtaatcccagcactttgggaggccgaggcgggcggatcacaaggtcaggagatcgagaccatcctggctaacccggtgaaaccctgtctctactaaaaaatacaaaaaactagccgggcgaggtggcgggcgcctgtagtcccagctactcgggaggctgaggcaggagaatggcgtgaacccgggaggcggaggctgcagtgagctgagatccggccactgcactccagcctgggtgacagagcaagactctgtctcaaaaaaaaaaaataaaaaaaaaaaataaataaataaaataaaataaaaattaagaatgatCTCTTCCCTACCCTACCAGATAACACCCTGAGGTGGAAAGTCCTGCCGGGCATCCTGTTCTTGTGGGGCTTGTTCCTGATGGGGTGTGGTCTGAGCCTGGCCACCTCTGGAAGGTGAGGCTGTCAGATACATGCATCTCTGCCCACGTGGGGAAGGCGGCTGGGCATTTCGCTGAGCTTCCAGGGGGCTTGAAGGGTGGCCTTGGGGCTCAGTCACATTCATGAACCCTGCATCCTGGGCTGGGGCATCTGGCCATCTGGATCTGCTGCCCTGACTCCTCCTGGCTTGCCAGGTGCTACCACCTATGGCACAAGGTGCTGCCCCGCTGGGTCTGGGAGAAGGTTCCTGATCCTGCCAACAGCAGTTCAGGCCAGCCCCACATGGAGGTGAGTCAAAGGGCCGGCCAGTCGGAGCCCTctggggcagtggggagagggTGAGGGGTAGgtgggggaggctggggcaggattACAAGCTCCTCATCTCTTCCCAGCAAGTACCTGAGGCCCAGCCCCTTGCGGACTTGCCCATCCTGGAAGTGGAGGAGATGGAGCCCCCGCCGGTTATGGAGTCCTCCCAGCCCCCCCAGGTCACAGCCCCACTTGACTCTGGGTATGAGAAGCACTTCCTGCCCACACCTGAGGAGCTGGGCCTTCTGGGCACCCCCAGGCCGCAGGTTCTGGCCTGAACCACACCTCTGGCTGGAGACTGCCAGCCAGGCCAGAGGGATGCTCATGCAGGTTGCACTCCAGTCCTGGATTAGCCCTCTTGATGGATGAAGACACTGAGGGCTCAGAGAGTCTGAGTCACTTACCTGAGGACTCCCAGCCAGGCAAAGGTGGGATTGAAGGACCCCTATAGAGAAGGGCTTGGCCTCCATGGGGAAGGCATGGATGGAAGATGGAGCAAAGGAAAATACATGAAATTGGCTGCCTGCCAAAATCTGTTCCCGCTATAACAGAATTGCATTCGGACcccagcacagtggttcacgcctataatcccagcactttggcaggccaaggtggaaggatcacttaaggccgggagtttgagaccagcctgggcaacagagcaagaccccttactacaaaaatgaaacatcaaaaacaaaaacaatcagctgggcatgatggcacacatctgtagtcccagctacttgggaggctgaggcaggaggattggttgagcccaggagttcgaagctgcaggGAGctctgattgtaccactgcactccaggctgggagacagaatgagaccttatcttaaaaataaataaataaaaagcaaaaagaaaaaaagtactgcATTTGGGCATCATCTCAGCTCCCTTGCAGCCAGGTGCAGCATGGACTGAGTTCTTGGCAACAGAACGTGGTCAGAAGTGACGTGGCAACACAGGGTCTGGGTGGGGGCTCCCCCACACACTTTCCTTGCCTATGAGCTGGAACATAACACATGCCTATGATCCAGCTTTGGCCATACGCAAGGGGAAGGTGGagcaagaaatgaaaaggaaccTGAATCCCTGAATGACTGCATGGATCAGAACcactgagaaaaataaacttttatatttttatagctaCTGTCGCTTTGAGGtctttttgttacagcagctcaaTCTATACTCCTACTGATTATCATCTTTGACTGTAGCAGGGTTAAGCCTCAAATTTCCCACCAAGAGATGATGCTGTGATTCTGTGCTGACTACACACACACTCAAGCTGTCTGAGtgctttcatgttttattttcaagtataaaGGCTTCATCGCAGAAGGAGGCCAGGGTCACAGGCAGTGGGCAAGGGGTCCGGAAGCCCAGGTGTAGGTGGACGTGCAGGCTAGCTGGCTCCCAGGTGCCATGGTCAGTCCTGTGGTGCCCTGTCTGCGCCTGGGACCCTCTACTGGGTGCCAAGAGGCCGAGGTAGCTGTGAGAGGAGCTGGACGTGGGGTGGAGGGGCGTGGGCTCACATGACCGCACAACACTGGCACGTCTTTTGCTTAGGGCCGCTTGCCTCTTCACCCTCGGTGGGGGCAGATGGCTCAGGCTGCCGGGCAGGCGCATAGGTGGGCACAGGGTGGGCACTGGGGTTGgcgctgggcccctcctcctgaaGCAGTGGCTGGCATTCGGCAGGCTGCTCTGGGGCTGGGGTCTCTGCCAGAAGGGGTGTGGCATCCCCCAAGGGGCCTTGGCCCTCAGCAGCGGTTTGGGGCTTCACTCCTTCCTCCTCCGGGGCTCCTACTGGCTTCTCCTGGGGCTGGGGTCCTTCATCCTCTGGCCTTGTCTCCGTGTTAGCCTCAAGGGGAGGCCCTGCCTCATTCACCTCCTCTGCCTGGGATTCACTTCCTTCCCTAGACTCCTGTTGTTCTAGATTCAGATCTCCCTCGGTCCCTTGGGTCTTCTCTGCCTCCAGTgattcctcccctccccttttctctgcctccagtgtctcctcccctccctttctctctgcctccagtgtctcctcccctccctttctctctgcctccagtgtctcctcccctccctttctctctgcctccagtgtctcctcccctccctttctctctgcctccagtgtctcctcccctccctttctctctgcctccagtgtctcctcccctccctttctctctgcctccagtgtctcctcccctccctttctctctgcctccagtGGTTCTTCGGTTGCCTCTGGCTCTTCCTCACCTCCTTTCTTCTCTACTCCCAATGGTTCTTCTACCTCCTCCTTCTCTGCCCCTCGCTTTTCCTCACCTTCTTCTTTCTCTGCCCTCAAATGTCCCTCAACTTTTCTCTCTACGCCCAGTGGTTCCTCAACTCCTTCCCTCTCTGTTCCCAGCTTTTCTGCACTTCCACTGCTCTCCAGTTCCAACTtcttctcccctcctttcctctctacCACAGGCGACATCTCCGCTCCATCCCTCCCTGTCCCTGGCTTTTCCTCACTTCCTATTCTCATGGATTCTTCCgcttttctcttctctgcctcccaggtctcCTCGcctcctcccgtctcagcctcctcgGCCCCCAATGGGCTTtcatctcctctctccctccctgccaccTCAGGCCCTTCCAACCCCTCCACCAGCAGCTCCTCCCACTCTTCACTGAGGGTCACTCTTTCCACCCAAATGAAGGacccctcctctcctccagaACCTCCCTGCCCGTCACCCTCAGGGCTGCCCCGGGGCACATCTTCCCCTTCTCTGGAAGCTGCTGCCTCTAATCTCTCCTGGAGCCTAGGCGAGCTGGACTGCACGGCCTCAGGGACCCTGCCTACCACCCCCGTGGCCTCTGTGTCGCTGCCGCCCACCCCCTCCCATACCACCTCCACGATGCCCCTGTCCTCCTTCACCCAGCCCGGGAGCTCCAGGCTACCAGCTCCCTTCCTGTCTCCGATGGCTTCCAGCACCACTTtctccaccttagcctccagctCGGGGCCCGTGGCCCCTGTGGCACAGTCCTCTGTGACCCTCAGCCCTTCCCACACCACACTCACCACGCCCCCTCCTTTGGCCTCACCCACCCGCCCTTTGGATGGCACCGCCCTCTGACTTAGCCCCTGCTCTGGAGTGGggatggggctggggcaggggccaTTGGCTTCTGAGGAATCCCCTGCTGCCCCGGGGACCTGCCTCGGGGCTGGCAGAAACCCCAAGACATCCTCCCTGGGCTCAGAGGGGGACTCTGGAGGCGTGCCCACTAGTCTGGCCGGCAGGGAGGCTCTCTTCTTCACATCAGTCTGGCCTGGGGGAGTCAGAGGCGGAGGGGAGAGGACAAAAGGGAAGACAGGGTTAAGATGGAACAAAAGGACCGCCATCCACACTCCCCTTGGGTCACCCTCTCACACCCAGGCTCTGGGGTGACCTGACCCCCAGACCTAGGGGCTCCCACACTTACCTACAGAACCTGCCTCAACAATGAGCTGGGAGAGAGGACGGTGACCCTGCAGAGATGGTGGAGACAAGGTCAGGCTGGCCCTCAtccccacctccagcctcccTGCATGCTAggctcccaccccaccacccccaaATACCCTCAGTGGCTCTCTATTACCTTCAGGATCAAACTCCACATTGCACCTCCGCCTTCCTCATCTATCTTATTGCCCTATGTTCTAGGACCttgcacacagtaagtgcttaaACAATGCTGCATTAAACAATAGCCATCTCCTGCATTAGGGGCCTACTTTGCCAGTTACTGGTTACCATGGACAAGAGACACTTAAGCCTTTTGTTATTGGCACTTACATTCCAATCaacataaatacaaattaaatttttttttggagatggagtcttgctgtgtctcccaggctggagtgcagcggcataatctcggctcactgcaacctccgcctcctggtttcaagtgatttccctgtctcagcctcctgagtagatgggactacaggcgcctgccagcatgcccagctaatttttgtttttttgagacagagtctcgctctgtcgcccaggctggagtgcagtggcgcgatctccgctcactgcaagctccgcctcccgggttcaagtgattctcctgcctgaacctccccagtagctgggactacagggatacaccaccatacccagctaatttttgtgtttttagtagagatggggtttcaccatgttggccaggctggtctcccaattcctgaccttaagtgatctgcccgcctcggcctcccaaagtgctgggatcacaggcgtgagtcacaccgcgcccggcctgtactgttgttattcccattttagagatggggaaactaaggcttGGGAAAGGAAACtgacttgcccaagaccacagaGCAAAGTAACAGCGGGAAGCGGATCTGAATGCAGACCTAGTGGCCAGACTGCACTTGGAGAAAGCTGCATTCCTGGTTCCATGTTCCGCTTTGAGGCCTGCTGGCCACGCCCCCCATCCCACTCCCCTGATCACCCCCTCACCTGTCTACGCCAGCTGGGCCTGTCTGAGGGCTTGTGCTGGGCACCTGTGGAAGCACTTTGCAACAGCTGCAGCTGGGACTGGAGtctgaagaagagagagggctGCTAGGACCTGGGCCCCCAGGCTCCTTGGGCTCCAGGCTGAAGCTACCAACTCCTTGGAATGCGCCCAGGATCTCGATCTCACCCAGCTGGGGCAGAGCTAGCAGGTCTCCACTCACGTGAACAAGCTGTCTTCCAGGTTCCGGATTCGGGCCTGAGCCTGGCCCTCCGGCGACTGGGGGTCCTTCGAGGTGGGATCCTCGGATGGCTCTGGCCCTGCAGCTGCCCCATCCATTAGCCAACGTTCCCGGAGAGACTTCCtctgggcaggggaagggagtCGGCGCTGGGCATACAGACTACCCCGGTCCATGTGAAGTCCCCTCCCGACCCCTGCAGGCTGGGCAGGTATCTTATCACCACCTCACAACCACTTAGATGCGACGTACATCAGGCTGGGATACACCGCCACAGTGCCACCCAACGCTGTAAGTGGGCTGACATCCCTTGTCCAAACCCTTCCAAAATGAAACAGGCACTTCCAAAGTGAAATCAATGTCCCTTCCTACTGGGCCCTCCCTGCCCCAAACCTGGACTTCGGCTCCTCTCCATCTCCCCCAAATTGGGACAAACAGCATCACCGTCCCAGACTTTTCCCCAAATGGAACAAATGTACCCATGACCACCCCACTTCGTCCCTCCCAGGCTGGGAAAGACGTCCCCCGCCCTGGCCAAGCTGGAACCAACGCCCCCAACTGCCTGCTCCCCCGCAAAATTGAGGCTCCTATCGTCCCCCAAACCGACTTGCACAGACACCCCCCTACTTCATTCCCCAGGCTAGGCAGGCGCCCCCGCCCGCCCCCAACCTTGAGCCGCTCCACGCGGAGTttctcctcctccagctcccGGCGCGCGGCGCGGATCTCCTCCTGCAGCCGCCGCTTCTCCTGCGCACA
The sequence above is a segment of the Macaca nemestrina isolate mMacNem1 chromosome 20, mMacNem.hap1, whole genome shotgun sequence genome. Coding sequences within it:
- the LOC105498330 gene encoding paralemmin-3, producing MALQSQVWSLATPMPMAESSLYRQRLEVIAEKRRLQEEIRAARRELEEEKLRVERLKRKSLRERWLMDGAAAGPEPSEDPTSKDPQSPEGQAQARIRNLEDSLFTLQSQLQLLQSASTGAQHKPSDRPSWRRQGHRPLSQLIVEAGSVGQTDVKKRASLPARLVGTPPESPSEPREDVLGFLPAPRQVPGAAGDSSEANGPCPSPIPTPEQGLSQRAVPSKGRVGEAKGGGVVSVVWEGLRVTEDCATGATGPELEAKVEKVVLEAIGDRKGAGSLELPGWVKEDRGIVEVVWEGVGGSDTEATGVVGRVPEAVQSSSPRLQERLEAAASREGEDVPRGSPEGDGQGGSGGEEGSFIWVERVTLSEEWEELLVEGLEGPEVAGRERGDESPLGAEEAETGGGEETWEAEKRKAEESMRIGSEEKPGTGRDGAEMSPVVERKGGEKKLELESSGSAEKLGTEREGVEEPLGVERKVEGHLRAEKEEGEEKRGAEKEEVEEPLGVEKKGGEEEPEATEEPLEAERKGGEETLEAERKGGEETLEAERKGGEETLEAERKGGEETLEAERKGGEETLEAERKGGEETLEAERKGGEETLEAEKRGGEESLEAEKTQGTEGDLNLEQQESREGSESQAEEVNEAGPPLEANTETRPEDEGPQPQEKPVGAPEEEGVKPQTAAEGQGPLGDATPLLAETPAPEQPAECQPLLQEEGPSANPSAHPVPTYAPARQPEPSAPTEGEEASGPKQKTCQCCAVM